The genomic interval TGTCTTACATGCAGGATGTCGGCCGTTCGATCCGGTCAGCGCGCACCAGCTCGCGTCCGTAGCTCAGTCAGGAGAGCGCCGCTGTGACACGGCGGAGGTGGCAGGGGCAGAGCCTGCCGGACGCACCATCAATTCCCTCTCGTAGCTCAGTGGTAGAGCAATCGCTTGATAAGCGATCGACGGATGTTCGATTCATCACGGGAGGACCAGACACAACGGACCTGTGCCCCCAGCGGCGAAGGGAGCGGATTCTTAATCCGTCGCGAAAGCATCGTCGGTTCGAGTCCGACCAGGTCCTCCAAGCAAAATTCGCGCTCGTGGCGAAACTGGTAGACGCGCCGTCTTGAGAGGGCGGTGGGAGACCATGCCGGTTCGACCCCGGCCGAGCGCACCAATGGCCCATGTACCCATCTGGCGAAGGGACCGGATTGTCGATCCGGGAAGGCGAGTTCGATCCTCGTCATGGGCGCCAAATTCCAGGATGTAGCTTAGCCCGCCATCCTGACCACGGGCGTCTAGCTCAACGGTAGAGCCGGCGGCTCATAACAGTCCAAGTATCGATTCAAATCCGGTGGCGCCCACCACCAAACAGAGGAGAGGGCAATGTTCGCAGCAAACCCGGCCCTTGTCCTCAACGCCGACTTCCAGCCGCTGTCCTATTTCCCGTTGTCGCTGTTCAACTGGGAGGACGCCGTCAAGGCGGTCGTGAGGGGATCGCATGTCGTGGTCGCCGAATACGACCAGGTCGTCCGCAGCCCCTCGACCGTGATGCGGCTGCCGTCGGTGATCGCACTGCGCGAGTATGTGCGGCCGCCGGTTCGGGTCGCCTTCACCCGGTTCAATGTCTTTCTCCGCGATCGCTTTCGTTGCCAGTATTGCGGCGACCAGCATCTGCGCGGCGAATTGACGTTCGATCACGTCATCCCGCGGGCGGACGGCGGCCAGACGTCCTGGACCAACATCGTGGCAGCCTGCAGCCCCTGCAACACGCGCAAGGACCGCTTGCATCTCAGGCCGCTGCGGAAGCC from Bradyrhizobium arachidis carries:
- a CDS encoding HNH endonuclease, producing MFAANPALVLNADFQPLSYFPLSLFNWEDAVKAVVRGSHVVVAEYDQVVRSPSTVMRLPSVIALREYVRPPVRVAFTRFNVFLRDRFRCQYCGDQHLRGELTFDHVIPRADGGQTSWTNIVAACSPCNTRKDRLHLRPLRKPFEPTQHDLMAAQRLFPPNFLHETWRDYLYWDVELEK